GCATCCGCACGCCCGAGCGGCTCTGACGCCTCCCGGCCGGGGGCGGCTCTGATGCTCCCGGCCCGCCCGTAGCCGCCGGTGCCCCCTGTCGGGTCGCCGCGCCCGCACAGCGCGGCGACCGGACGGGGCCGGTCAGCCTGCGGCGCGGCCGAGCGGGGGCGGGGAGGGTCTCAGCCCTCGTCCGGCGTGTGGGGAATCCACGCACCACCGCCCAGCGGGTAGTCGAACATGGGCCGCCCCGTGGTCGCGCTCGTCGCGAACGGCCGCCCCCGGTCGTCGATCAGCAGCGTGCCCCGTCGGCCCCCGCTGCTCCACTCCAGCTCCAGGTACCAGCGCACCGAGTGCCCGGCCGTGTGCGCCGTCACCCGCAGCATCTGCGGGTCGTCCGCCGACACCTTGTACGGGAAGTCACCCGCCGGGATCTCCCTGTCGCCCTGCTGCCCCGCGACTGGCACGGTGCGCGGACGCGCCGCGTCCAGGTTGACGTCCAGGCTCATGGGCGTCATGTCCCCGCCGCAGCCCACGCCCATCGTGTACGCGTTCCACGGCAGCGGCGCGCTCTTCTCCACCACCCGCACGTGCAGGGCGTGCAGCACCACCGTCTCCTCGCCCGTGCCCTGGACGGTCAGCTCCATCAGCATGTCGCCGCCCGGCACCCCGCCGAGACCGGTGACCCAGCCGCGCGCACCCTGCTCCGAGGGCGGCGGCGGCATCCGGGTGTGCGGCCGGTCCACCACGTACACCTGACTGCACGGGTCCCGCCAGACGTACGGGCGCACGTCCACGGTCAGCGGTACGCCGCCGTCCCGCCGGTCCGGCGCGGACCCGCCCGGCCGCGCGGTCACGCTTGGCGCGGTGAAGGTGGGGCTCGTGGTGGCGGAGGGGCCGGGGGTGCCGGAGGCGGAGGCGGTCGGCGTGGGAGACGCGGCAGGGCTCGTACCGGTGGGGTGGGTTGGCCCCAAGGGGCCGGTGCTCGCGGTGTGCGGGCCGCCGTTCGCGTGGACGGTGCCCTTCGACGTATCCGAGTGCAGGGCCATGGTGAGTGCGGCGGAGGCGGTCAGCGCCACGACGGCGGCCACGGCGGCGGCCAGCCGGACCCGCCGTCGCCGCTCCCGGTCATCGCCGGACGCCCGCGACGAGGCGGGCACGAGGACGGCGACGGGCTCGGGCTCGGATTCGGGGGGCTCGGGCTCGGATTCGGGGCTGGAGCGGGTGGG
This genomic window from Streptomyces thermolilacinus SPC6 contains:
- a CDS encoding helix-turn-helix domain-containing protein, which encodes MGTGPDGFADALRGLKERSGLSYGALAGRAHMSTSTLHRYCNGDAVPTEFAPVERLARLCGASRDEMIALHRRWIVADEARRRSRTAPTGIPEPNGPAEPAPSAAAAVERGNGTATAPTAPTAPEPAEPEPTAPEPGNTSTEPTRSSPESEPEPPESEPEPVAVLVPASSRASGDDRERRRRVRLAAAVAAVVALTASAALTMALHSDTSKGTVHANGGPHTASTGPLGPTHPTGTSPAASPTPTASASGTPGPSATTSPTFTAPSVTARPGGSAPDRRDGGVPLTVDVRPYVWRDPCSQVYVVDRPHTRMPPPPSEQGARGWVTGLGGVPGGDMLMELTVQGTGEETVVLHALHVRVVEKSAPLPWNAYTMGVGCGGDMTPMSLDVNLDAARPRTVPVAGQQGDREIPAGDFPYKVSADDPQMLRVTAHTAGHSVRWYLELEWSSGGRRGTLLIDDRGRPFATSATTGRPMFDYPLGGGAWIPHTPDEG